A single window of Candidatus Methylomirabilota bacterium DNA harbors:
- the secA gene encoding preprotein translocase subunit SecA, whose translation MLNAIFRSIFGTKHERDVKRMRPIVAEIEALEPALKALTDDALRAKTAEFRQRLADGAELDDLLPEAFAAAREAARRTVRMRHFDVQMMGGMVLHSGKIAEMATGEGKTLVATLPAYLNALPGLGTHVVTVNDYLARRDAQWMGPIYHALGLTVGVIQHEVQYVYDPAFASPDIRLAALRPVSRREAYAADITYGTNNEFGFDYLRDNMQFSFDDMVQRGHYYAIVDEVDSILIDEARTPLIISGRDRSAESRAPLYEKVNRVIPRLKRAATIVEGKLSEIEEQAEGDFIVDEKARTVSLTDQGVAYCERLLGVDNLSDPAHIEIAHHIHQALKAHHIFHKDVDYVVKDLETVDDQGRAVMQAQVIIVDEFTGRMMPGRRWSDGLHEAVEAKEGLKIARENQTLATITLQNYFRMYDKLAGMTGTAATEAEEFAKIYELDVTVIPTNRTLLRVNHADVVYKTEREKFDAVANEIAERHAQGQPVLVGTVSIEKSERLSKLLKKRGIPHQVLNAKYHEREAEIVAQAGRETAVTIATNMAGRGTDILLGGNPDFLAKSILSKKGLDPATAPAEARESAWLEAKKATDPEHERVVALGGLHIIGTERHESRRVDNQLRGRSGRQGDPGSSRFYLSLEDDLLRIFGSERIQRIMDRLGMEEGEPIEHKLVTRAIGTAQKRVETRNFEIRKHLLEYDDVMNKQREIVYGLRREVLAGESQEETVLEWMGDLSGQVVERYAPADAHPEDWDLVGLNEALHRQFDFRMPSKEIDDVASQAALVEQVTEAAERHYRAREQEMGPEMFHRLERWVVLGLEWDGGGFRGINQLWREHLLNMDHLKEGIGLRGYGQRDPLTEYKKEAFDMFQEMIGSLKETAVEQLFKVRMSQEEAPTTRVAQRTADWQETRGGDDGVAARPAAPRAEPRAADGQKVGRNDPCPCGSGKKYKKCCLLKGAA comes from the coding sequence ATGCTGAACGCCATCTTTCGGTCGATCTTCGGGACCAAGCACGAGCGCGACGTCAAGCGCATGCGGCCGATCGTCGCCGAGATCGAGGCGCTCGAGCCCGCCCTGAAGGCGCTCACCGACGACGCCCTCCGCGCCAAGACCGCCGAGTTCCGCCAGCGCCTCGCCGATGGCGCCGAGCTCGACGACCTCCTGCCCGAGGCGTTCGCGGCGGCGCGCGAAGCGGCCCGGCGCACGGTACGGATGCGGCACTTCGACGTGCAGATGATGGGCGGCATGGTCCTGCACTCCGGCAAGATCGCGGAGATGGCCACCGGCGAAGGCAAGACGCTGGTGGCCACGCTGCCCGCGTACCTGAACGCGCTGCCCGGCCTGGGCACTCACGTGGTGACGGTCAACGACTATCTGGCTCGGCGCGACGCGCAGTGGATGGGACCGATCTACCACGCCCTCGGGCTCACCGTCGGGGTGATCCAGCACGAGGTCCAGTACGTCTACGACCCGGCCTTCGCCTCCCCGGACATCCGGCTCGCCGCCCTGCGGCCGGTCAGCCGGCGGGAGGCGTACGCGGCCGACATCACCTACGGCACCAACAACGAGTTCGGCTTCGACTACCTGCGCGACAACATGCAGTTCAGCTTCGACGACATGGTGCAGCGCGGGCACTACTACGCGATCGTGGACGAGGTCGACTCGATCCTGATCGACGAGGCGCGCACGCCGCTCATCATCTCCGGTCGCGATCGCAGCGCGGAGAGCCGGGCCCCCCTCTACGAGAAGGTGAACCGGGTGATTCCGCGGCTCAAGCGGGCCGCCACCATCGTGGAGGGCAAGCTCTCCGAGATCGAGGAGCAGGCCGAGGGCGACTTCATCGTGGACGAGAAGGCGCGCACCGTCTCGCTCACCGACCAGGGCGTGGCCTACTGCGAGCGGCTGCTCGGTGTCGACAACCTCTCGGATCCCGCCCACATCGAGATCGCCCACCACATCCACCAGGCGCTCAAGGCCCACCACATCTTTCACAAGGACGTGGACTACGTGGTGAAGGACCTGGAGACCGTCGACGACCAGGGTCGGGCGGTGATGCAGGCGCAGGTCATCATCGTGGACGAGTTCACCGGCCGCATGATGCCGGGCCGGCGGTGGTCGGACGGGCTGCACGAGGCGGTGGAGGCCAAGGAAGGCCTCAAGATCGCGCGTGAGAACCAGACCCTCGCCACCATCACCCTGCAGAACTACTTCCGGATGTACGACAAGCTCGCCGGCATGACCGGCACCGCGGCCACCGAGGCCGAGGAGTTTGCCAAGATCTACGAGCTCGACGTCACGGTCATTCCCACCAATCGCACGCTGCTCCGAGTCAACCACGCCGACGTGGTCTACAAGACCGAGCGCGAGAAGTTCGACGCGGTGGCCAACGAGATCGCGGAGCGGCACGCCCAGGGCCAGCCGGTGCTGGTCGGCACCGTGTCCATCGAGAAGTCCGAGCGGCTCTCCAAGCTCCTCAAGAAGCGCGGCATCCCGCACCAGGTGCTCAACGCCAAGTACCACGAGCGCGAGGCCGAGATCGTGGCCCAGGCCGGCCGGGAGACCGCGGTCACCATCGCCACCAACATGGCCGGGCGGGGCACCGACATCCTCCTGGGCGGCAACCCGGACTTCCTGGCCAAGAGCATCTTGAGCAAGAAGGGGCTCGACCCGGCCACCGCGCCGGCGGAGGCGAGGGAGTCCGCGTGGCTCGAAGCCAAGAAGGCCACCGATCCGGAGCACGAGCGGGTGGTCGCGCTGGGGGGCCTGCACATCATCGGCACCGAGCGCCACGAATCGCGGCGGGTGGACAACCAGCTGCGCGGCCGCTCCGGCCGCCAGGGCGACCCGGGCTCCTCGCGCTTCTATCTGTCGCTCGAAGACGACCTGCTGCGGATCTTCGGCTCGGAGCGGATCCAGCGCATCATGGACCGCCTCGGCATGGAAGAGGGCGAGCCCATCGAGCACAAGCTGGTGACCCGCGCGATCGGGACCGCCCAGAAGCGGGTCGAGACGCGCAACTTCGAGATCCGCAAGCACCTGCTCGAGTACGACGACGTGATGAACAAGCAGCGCGAGATCGTCTACGGGCTGCGCCGCGAGGTCCTGGCCGGAGAGAGCCAGGAGGAGACGGTGCTGGAGTGGATGGGCGACCTGTCCGGCCAGGTGGTCGAGCGCTACGCGCCGGCCGACGCACACCCCGAGGACTGGGACCTGGTGGGCCTCAACGAGGCACTGCACCGGCAGTTCGACTTCCGGATGCCGTCCAAGGAGATCGACGACGTCGCGTCGCAGGCGGCCCTCGTCGAGCAGGTCACCGAGGCGGCCGAGCGGCACTACCGCGCGCGCGAGCAGGAGATGGGCCCGGAGATGTTCCACCGGCTCGAGCGCTGGGTGGTGCTCGGGCTCGAGTGGGACGGCGGTGGCTTCCGCGGCATCAATCAGCTCTGGCGCGAGCACCTGCTGAACATGGACCACCTCAAGGAGGGCATCGGCCTTCGCGGCTACGGCCAGCGTGACCCGCTGACCGAGTACAAGAAGGAAGCCTTCGACATGTTCCAGGAGATGATCGGCAGCCTGAAGGAGACCGCGGTCGAGCAGCTCTTCAAGGTGCGCATGAGCCAGGAGGAGGCGCCGACCACGCGGGTGGCGCAGCGGACCGCCGACTGGCAGGAAACGCGCGGCGGCGACGACGGCGTGGCCGCGCGCCCGGCCGCCCCACGGGCCGAGCCGCGCGCCGCCGACGGCCAGAAGGTGGGCCGCAACGATCCATGCCCCTGCGGCTCCGGCAAGAAATACAAGAAGTGCTGCCTGCTGAAGGGGGCCGCTTGA
- a CDS encoding RodZ domain-containing protein, with product MRQAESAAGSLGSHLRSLREAKQASLEDMARSTRVGIRHLEALEEERLADLPSPVFVRGFIRAYCGFLREDPQTALDRYQTLAGVQAAAAAASTPPRPRTTWALSSVAVGLALLVILGGSLLVLNLAMRRTGGTSVAATKIEADESAAPVSSPSPSIAPAPPPGPAVPQPAKPASVPDPVRLGSTPAPNPASSPLAKAEPSLAGPQRLLIRAVEASWIRVQTDDGRVVEELLPAGASREWATQRRFVVTIGNAGGVEVTLNGKALPALGAKGTVIQRLELPPPPAASGS from the coding sequence ATGCGGCAGGCTGAATCCGCTGCGGGGTCGCTCGGCAGCCACCTCCGGTCCCTGCGGGAAGCCAAGCAGGCGTCGCTCGAGGACATGGCCCGCTCCACCCGGGTGGGCATTCGCCATCTCGAAGCCCTCGAGGAGGAGCGTCTGGCCGACCTCCCGTCTCCCGTCTTCGTGCGCGGCTTCATCCGGGCCTACTGCGGATTTCTCCGCGAGGATCCCCAGACTGCCCTCGACCGGTACCAGACCCTGGCCGGCGTCCAGGCGGCCGCCGCGGCGGCCAGCACGCCCCCGCGGCCCCGGACGACGTGGGCCCTCAGCTCGGTCGCGGTAGGGCTGGCCCTCCTGGTGATCCTGGGGGGCAGCCTTCTCGTGCTGAACCTGGCGATGAGGCGAACCGGTGGAACCTCCGTCGCCGCAACAAAAATAGAGGCCGATGAATCGGCGGCACCCGTGTCGAGTCCGTCACCTTCGATCGCACCGGCGCCGCCGCCCGGCCCAGCCGTCCCTCAGCCCGCAAAGCCGGCGTCCGTGCCGGACCCCGTACGCCTCGGGAGCACCCCGGCTCCGAATCCGGCGTCGAGCCCCCTCGCGAAGGCGGAGCCCTCGCTTGCCGGTCCCCAGCGGCTCTTGATCCGGGCGGTGGAGGCCAGCTGGATCCGGGTCCAGACCGACGACGGCCGGGTGGTCGAGGAGCTGCTGCCGGCGGGCGCAAGCCGAGAGTGGGCCACCCAGCGCCGCTTCGTGGTCACCATCGGGAACGCCGGCGGGGTCGAGGTCACCCTGAACGGGAAAGCCCTGCCGGCCCTCGGGGCAAAGGGCACCGTGATCCAGCGTCTCGAGCTTCCCCCGCCGCCCGCCGCCTCCGGCTCGTGA
- a CDS encoding riboflavin synthase encodes MFTGLIEEMGRVVERDGPRLVVSADRVPEDSELGASVAVNGACLTVVERGPKRLRFDVGPETLARTALGELTAGDPVNLERPMRLGGMVGGHLVQGHVDGVGVVTAFTREAETARLTIEWRDRALAALLIPQGSVAVDGVSLTVARLNARDFEIMIIPHTLAMTTLGSLVPGRHVNLEMDMIGKYVQRILQLQTREGSP; translated from the coding sequence ATGTTCACCGGCCTGATCGAGGAGATGGGACGAGTCGTCGAGCGAGACGGGCCCCGCCTCGTCGTCTCCGCGGACCGTGTGCCGGAGGACAGCGAGCTCGGGGCCAGCGTGGCGGTCAACGGGGCCTGCCTCACCGTGGTGGAGCGCGGACCCAAGCGGCTCCGCTTCGACGTCGGCCCGGAGACGCTGGCTCGTACCGCGCTCGGCGAGCTCACCGCCGGCGATCCGGTCAACCTGGAGCGGCCGATGCGGCTGGGTGGGATGGTGGGCGGCCATCTCGTGCAGGGACACGTCGACGGGGTGGGCGTGGTCACCGCCTTCACCCGCGAGGCAGAGACCGCCCGGCTCACGATAGAATGGCGGGACCGGGCGCTGGCTGCCTTGCTGATCCCGCAAGGATCGGTGGCGGTGGACGGCGTGAGCCTGACGGTGGCGCGCTTGAACGCGCGGGACTTCGAAATCATGATCATCCCGCACACGCTGGCGATGACCACGCTGGGCTCGCTGGTGCCGGGCCGGCACGTGAACCTGGAGATGGACATGATCGGCAAGTACGTGCAGCGGATCCTGCAGCTGCAGACGAGAGAGGGGTCACCGTGA
- the ribD gene encoding bifunctional diaminohydroxyphosphoribosylaminopyrimidine deaminase/5-amino-6-(5-phosphoribosylamino)uracil reductase RibD, which translates to MDDIGWMARALTLATQGRGLTSPNPMVGAVVARGDVLIAEGFHERAGGPHAEAVALTHAGARARGATLYVNLEPCNHSGRTPPCVGAIIRAGIRRVVSATRDPNPRVTGGGTAALIAAGIEVTTGLLEREARDLNRVFFTAIDRQRPHVTMKWAMTLDGKIAAFDRTARWITGPPARLEAHRLRSQSDAIVTGIGTVLADDPSLTVRLEPPWPREPYRVVVDSRARFPLTAAMRRTGTPGRILVAVGEDAPASRVAALESAGVTVLPCKSREGQVDVADVCGRLYGLDVTAVLLEAGGGVGGAFLDAGLVDRVAAFIAPMLLGGAGAPVPTGGAGLGLGDAVRLTDVTARPLGDDWLIEANVSRGANA; encoded by the coding sequence ATGGACGACATCGGATGGATGGCGAGGGCGTTGACCCTGGCCACGCAGGGACGCGGGCTCACGTCGCCCAACCCCATGGTGGGCGCGGTGGTGGCCCGGGGTGACGTCCTGATCGCCGAGGGATTCCACGAGCGGGCCGGGGGGCCGCACGCCGAGGCGGTCGCGCTGACCCACGCCGGTGCGCGCGCGCGCGGCGCCACCCTCTACGTCAACCTCGAGCCGTGCAATCACTCCGGCCGCACCCCGCCCTGTGTGGGGGCCATCATCCGGGCCGGGATCCGGCGGGTGGTCTCGGCCACGCGCGATCCCAACCCGCGCGTGACCGGAGGCGGGACCGCGGCACTGATCGCGGCGGGCATCGAGGTGACCACCGGCCTCCTCGAGCGCGAGGCCCGCGATCTCAATCGTGTCTTCTTCACCGCGATCGACCGCCAGCGGCCGCACGTGACGATGAAATGGGCGATGACCCTCGACGGCAAGATCGCCGCGTTCGATCGCACCGCGCGCTGGATCACCGGGCCCCCCGCGCGGCTCGAGGCGCACCGCCTGCGGAGCCAGAGCGACGCCATCGTCACCGGCATCGGCACCGTGCTCGCCGACGATCCGTCGTTGACCGTGCGCCTCGAGCCTCCATGGCCGCGCGAGCCGTATCGCGTGGTCGTGGACAGCCGCGCCCGCTTCCCGCTCACCGCGGCGATGCGGCGCACCGGCACGCCCGGGCGGATCCTGGTCGCGGTGGGCGAGGACGCGCCGGCCTCCCGGGTGGCCGCGCTCGAGTCCGCGGGAGTCACCGTGCTGCCGTGCAAGTCGCGGGAGGGGCAGGTGGACGTGGCGGACGTCTGCGGGCGGTTGTACGGCCTCGACGTCACCGCGGTCCTGCTCGAAGCGGGCGGCGGGGTCGGCGGCGCGTTCCTCGACGCCGGACTCGTGGATCGCGTGGCCGCGTTCATCGCCCCGATGCTCCTCGGCGGGGCCGGCGCGCCGGTGCCCACCGGCGGCGCCGGCCTCGGTCTCGGCGACGCGGTCCGCCTGACCGACGTCACGGCCCGCCCCCTCGGCGACGACTGGCTGATCGAGGCCAACGTGTCCCGCGGGGCGAACGCCTGA
- the smc gene encoding chromosome segregation protein SMC has protein sequence MRLESILIHGFKSFAEKTDVKVFPGVTCIVGPNGCGKSNVADAIRWALGEQSPKTLRGTKMEDVIFHGSASRKMIGMAEVSLVFNNDGGLQVPWSEVAVARRLYRTGESEYLLNTNVCRLRDIQDLFAGTGVNPKAYALMDQERLNHVLTAKPWERRVFIEEAAGIARYKQQRSETQGKLDATRLNLQRLRDVMEEVRRQVSSIERQARKAQQYKVLQSERQALDLALVAADYAALALQHETVTREMETLRTTEEQQRARVATLTGRQALQAAAIQDTEYRLADLRQSVQKIQGEAERLLERREQMGLQIQDLLAEETRLDEEIRTLGERRVALTTERDEKSLGLYEARARHERQSEEVRQVEVQIETCRGALSEGRERFESLRLEQIRVAGARADLTHSSGELRERSTQVDRRAERLAAELAAARAEAEVLSASRLRLEAARERTGAQLSLLSTELQEIDATRRQHEVTRTEAQEALAGLRVKLAARQSALDALERLEREREGYGAGVRAMFAHNGTGELSGVVGTVADLLEVPNGLDEAVEAVLGDRLQWVVVERFEHARAALGYLEREGAGSATLLPLETLPSPAALPEDSGEVSWAARLVGGPRPALLHHLLGRVGVVAHLDQAETLWRRNGVVATYVTRSGEVLSPTGRLTGGHRDGERQSNDHSLLGRKRAIRQLSEEIAELGRGVAAAVARVESVEAEVTRLRTYLEGLQSNYQAQESARLSGEKDLESVLREADRVSRHLETLSAETEQLGGERDETASRLLELERAVMAAAEQEARLGGDMTALQVLLENGQGDETALTARLTAGRVDLATVAERVEALGRDIERITALERDFGLQQEQSAVRRAQTAERRGDLAAERERADAQAREAVAERDRLEADVAVIAEEHQRQLDERQGIESELREVQHQLNGLVGRLHQLDLMETEGRVRREELLQEARRRHAVESAETLLAAHDAGRDLDEVRARHDELSAKLEAMGPVNLVADEEFRELTERLDFLRTQHDDVVASIKDLEKALRGMTRTAQERFQEAFDDINRHFSDIFSRLFEGGRAELRMVPPEEGEEDPLELGVELMAQPRGKRLQAVTLMSGGEKALTGLALLFAIFYHRPSPFCVLDEVDAPLDDANIHRFLRVLRELCTQTQFVVITHNRKTMEAADVLYGVTMEEPGLSRLVSVKLTDA, from the coding sequence ATGCGACTCGAATCGATCCTGATCCACGGCTTCAAGTCGTTCGCCGAGAAGACCGACGTGAAGGTCTTCCCCGGAGTCACCTGCATCGTCGGTCCGAACGGCTGCGGCAAGTCGAACGTGGCCGATGCCATCCGCTGGGCCCTCGGCGAGCAGAGCCCCAAGACCCTCCGCGGCACCAAGATGGAAGACGTCATCTTCCACGGCTCCGCATCCCGGAAGATGATCGGCATGGCCGAGGTCAGCCTGGTCTTCAACAACGACGGCGGCCTGCAGGTCCCGTGGAGCGAGGTGGCGGTGGCGCGCCGCCTGTACCGCACCGGTGAGAGCGAGTACCTGCTCAACACCAATGTGTGCCGACTCCGAGACATCCAGGACCTGTTCGCGGGCACCGGGGTGAATCCCAAGGCCTACGCCCTCATGGATCAGGAGCGGCTCAACCACGTGCTCACGGCCAAGCCGTGGGAGCGGCGCGTGTTCATCGAGGAGGCGGCGGGGATTGCCCGCTACAAGCAGCAGCGCTCCGAGACGCAGGGTAAGCTCGACGCCACCCGCCTGAATCTGCAGCGCCTGCGTGACGTGATGGAAGAGGTGCGGCGTCAGGTGTCGTCCATCGAGCGGCAGGCGCGGAAGGCCCAGCAGTACAAGGTGCTGCAATCCGAGCGGCAGGCCCTCGACCTGGCCCTCGTCGCCGCCGACTACGCGGCCCTCGCCTTACAGCACGAGACGGTTACGCGGGAGATGGAGACGCTGCGGACCACCGAGGAGCAGCAGCGCGCGCGCGTGGCCACACTCACCGGACGCCAGGCCCTGCAGGCCGCCGCCATCCAGGACACCGAGTACCGGCTGGCCGACCTGCGGCAGTCGGTGCAGAAGATCCAGGGGGAGGCCGAGCGGCTCCTGGAGCGCCGCGAGCAGATGGGGCTGCAGATCCAGGACCTGCTCGCGGAGGAGACGCGGCTCGACGAGGAGATTCGCACGCTGGGCGAGCGGCGGGTCGCCCTGACCACCGAGCGCGACGAGAAGAGCCTCGGCCTCTACGAGGCGCGCGCCCGTCATGAGCGGCAGTCTGAAGAGGTGCGGCAGGTCGAGGTTCAGATCGAGACGTGCCGGGGCGCGCTGAGCGAAGGGCGCGAGCGGTTCGAGTCCCTGCGGCTCGAGCAGATCCGGGTGGCGGGGGCCCGCGCCGATCTGACGCATTCGAGCGGCGAGCTGCGCGAGCGCAGCACCCAGGTGGACCGCCGCGCCGAGCGGCTCGCGGCCGAGCTGGCCGCCGCCCGCGCCGAGGCCGAGGTGCTCAGCGCTTCGCGCCTGCGTCTCGAGGCGGCGCGCGAGCGCACCGGTGCCCAGCTCTCCCTGCTCAGCACGGAGCTGCAGGAGATCGACGCCACGCGGCGACAGCACGAGGTGACGCGCACCGAAGCGCAGGAAGCCCTCGCCGGCCTGCGCGTGAAGCTGGCCGCGCGGCAGTCGGCGCTGGACGCGCTCGAGCGCCTCGAGCGGGAGCGCGAAGGGTATGGCGCCGGGGTACGGGCCATGTTCGCCCACAATGGCACCGGCGAGCTGAGCGGCGTGGTCGGCACGGTCGCCGACCTCCTGGAAGTCCCGAACGGTCTCGACGAAGCGGTCGAGGCCGTGCTCGGCGACCGGCTCCAGTGGGTGGTCGTCGAGCGCTTCGAGCACGCGCGCGCCGCGCTCGGCTACCTCGAGCGCGAGGGCGCCGGCTCGGCCACGCTGCTTCCGCTGGAGACGCTGCCCTCGCCGGCGGCCCTGCCCGAGGATTCGGGCGAGGTGAGCTGGGCGGCGCGGCTGGTCGGAGGGCCACGGCCGGCGCTGCTGCACCACCTGTTGGGCCGGGTGGGCGTGGTCGCTCACCTTGATCAGGCCGAGACGCTCTGGCGCCGGAACGGCGTGGTCGCCACCTACGTCACGCGCTCCGGTGAAGTGCTCTCGCCGACCGGCCGGCTGACCGGCGGCCATCGCGACGGCGAGCGCCAGAGCAACGACCACTCGCTCCTCGGCCGCAAGCGGGCGATCCGCCAGCTGAGCGAGGAGATCGCCGAGCTGGGGCGCGGCGTGGCCGCCGCCGTCGCCCGGGTCGAGAGCGTGGAAGCCGAGGTCACGCGGTTGCGGACCTATCTGGAGGGCTTGCAGTCGAACTACCAGGCTCAGGAGAGCGCCCGGCTGTCCGGCGAGAAGGATCTCGAGTCGGTGCTCCGCGAAGCCGACCGGGTCTCCCGTCACCTCGAGACGCTGTCCGCGGAGACCGAGCAGCTCGGCGGCGAGCGCGACGAGACCGCGTCGCGGCTGCTCGAGCTGGAGCGGGCCGTGATGGCGGCGGCCGAGCAGGAGGCGCGCCTCGGTGGCGACATGACCGCGCTGCAGGTGCTGCTCGAGAACGGGCAGGGGGACGAGACCGCACTCACCGCACGGCTGACCGCCGGCCGCGTCGACCTGGCCACGGTGGCCGAGCGCGTGGAGGCGCTCGGACGCGATATCGAGCGGATCACCGCGCTCGAGCGCGATTTCGGCCTGCAGCAGGAGCAGTCGGCCGTCCGGCGCGCGCAGACCGCCGAGCGCCGCGGGGACCTGGCCGCCGAGCGGGAGCGGGCCGACGCGCAGGCGCGCGAGGCGGTGGCCGAGCGGGATCGCCTGGAGGCCGACGTCGCGGTCATCGCCGAGGAGCATCAGCGTCAGCTCGACGAGCGCCAGGGCATCGAGAGCGAGCTGCGCGAGGTCCAGCATCAGCTGAACGGCCTCGTGGGCCGGCTGCACCAGCTCGATCTGATGGAGACGGAGGGCCGGGTGCGGCGCGAGGAGCTGCTGCAAGAGGCGCGGCGCCGTCACGCGGTGGAGAGCGCCGAGACTCTGCTCGCCGCCCACGACGCCGGCCGCGACCTCGACGAGGTGCGCGCGCGTCACGACGAGCTGTCCGCCAAGCTCGAGGCCATGGGACCGGTCAACCTGGTCGCGGACGAGGAGTTCCGCGAGCTGACCGAGCGCCTGGATTTCCTCCGCACGCAGCACGACGACGTGGTCGCGTCCATCAAGGATCTCGAGAAGGCGCTGCGCGGCATGACCCGCACTGCCCAGGAGCGCTTCCAGGAGGCCTTCGACGACATCAACCGACACTTCAGCGACATCTTCTCCCGGCTCTTCGAGGGCGGCCGCGCCGAGCTGCGCATGGTGCCGCCCGAGGAGGGCGAAGAGGATCCGCTGGAGCTCGGCGTCGAGCTGATGGCCCAGCCGCGCGGCAAGCGGCTGCAGGCGGTCACCCTGATGTCGGGCGGCGAGAAGGCGCTGACCGGTCTGGCGCTGCTGTTCGCGATCTTCTATCACCGGCCGAGCCCGTTCTGCGTGCTCGACGAGGTGGACGCCCCCCTCGACGACGCCAACATCCACCGCTTCCTGCGGGTGCTGCGCGAGCTCTGCACCCAGACCCAGTTCGTCGTGATCACGCACAACCGGAAGACCATGGAAGCCGCGGACGTGCTCTACGGCGTGACCATGGAAGAGCCCGGCCTCTCCCGTCTCGTCTCAGTTAAGCTGACCGACGCGTAA
- the ftsY gene encoding signal recognition particle-docking protein FtsY, translated as MDEGLGAVLSIARPVDEAMLDELEETLIAADLGAPTASAFVKRVRDEVKRGRVSSSADVRLALHRFLEEALAGAGAPLSLEHHPAVVLMLGVNGAGKTTSTAKLAASLKADGKQVLMAAADTFRAAAIEQLQEWGRRIQIEVIHQAAGADPAAVVFDAVKAATSRDCDVLLVDTAGRLHTKSNLMDELAKLKRVLGRQLPGSPHESLMVMEAPTGQNGLQQARMFHEAVGLTGLVLTKLDGTAKGGIAIRIHQELAVPIKLVGVGEQIEDLQVFDPKTFVDAMLGEQPEGGPAR; from the coding sequence ATGGACGAGGGGCTCGGCGCCGTCCTCTCGATCGCCCGACCGGTCGATGAGGCGATGCTCGATGAGCTGGAGGAGACGCTCATCGCGGCGGATCTCGGCGCGCCGACCGCGTCGGCCTTCGTCAAGCGCGTCCGGGACGAGGTGAAGCGCGGCCGGGTGTCCTCGTCCGCCGACGTGAGGCTCGCGCTCCACCGCTTCCTCGAGGAAGCCCTGGCCGGGGCGGGCGCCCCGCTATCGCTGGAGCATCACCCGGCGGTCGTCCTCATGCTGGGCGTCAATGGCGCGGGCAAGACCACCAGCACCGCCAAGCTCGCGGCCTCGCTGAAGGCGGACGGCAAGCAGGTGCTGATGGCGGCGGCCGACACCTTCCGGGCGGCCGCGATCGAGCAGCTCCAGGAATGGGGGCGGCGGATCCAGATCGAGGTCATCCATCAGGCCGCGGGCGCGGATCCGGCCGCGGTGGTCTTCGACGCGGTGAAGGCGGCCACGTCGCGGGACTGCGACGTGCTGCTGGTGGACACCGCCGGCCGCCTCCACACCAAGTCCAACCTGATGGACGAGCTGGCCAAGCTCAAGCGCGTGCTGGGGCGCCAGCTGCCGGGCTCGCCCCACGAGTCGCTCATGGTGATGGAGGCGCCGACCGGGCAGAACGGCCTCCAGCAGGCTCGCATGTTCCACGAGGCGGTGGGCCTGACCGGACTCGTGCTGACCAAGCTCGACGGCACCGCCAAGGGCGGCATCGCCATCCGCATCCACCAGGAGCTGGCGGTGCCGATCAAGCTCGTGGGAGTGGGCGAGCAGATCGAGGACCTCCAGGTCTTCGATCCGAAGACGTTCGTGGACGCCATGCTCGGGGAGCAGCCGGAGGGCGGGCCGGCGCGGTAG